In the Hylaeus volcanicus isolate JK05 chromosome 1, UHH_iyHylVolc1.0_haploid, whole genome shotgun sequence genome, one interval contains:
- the LOC128879348 gene encoding centrosome-associated protein 350-like isoform X2, giving the protein MKSSCKKEDTEETERTLKKEDRKKYVFFSDPDVIVQRAEKSAAAAQIKQDFEFQQHQDYIARQIFEDKLNPSTQFNLKVLENLLSYHPVQPYPFTFISAVKRKLALDDNSKVCKKVHDPNKKNVADPFVTVLKSNSSQNLHEIVQKMDLIRPLKVPDLKISAKKLDFATRENSTSRELTSPKFETPSKELIHERADKPTKSFERVQRRLDFSTSDVSSIVTSEIEPLKVPNISISSNLSKKKEYIRENSREKENRSKRVRKEESLFAKQDEVGQDFLKRSRSPRCVSRKDFPDNANETASSTKLKNDRLSFHISKDSDFVLVKPKSKNVATSSIKKDNDKRHRSTNPRSLKSRDASLESRNRTCSNESLSERSSKLPDKITVRESRNAFENFDHRYKDDLQIKQHKVTCQPQGKSSSVPFKEQTKRVSEKIKPSTSKTEGKTYVTNSKEFEDKESITDSNVSVRTRSPSTISNQQIKVKDLEKAIQNIHAIKSNKTTDDSKYTDSSLPQCTSTNTKKDEEESFTQSITTTAKQSSNSNSNESNLNDSALSDALFDPRRISFREESRQQPEEFCDLVTPEMNLLPRSKRKRQFIQNSNTDADSKCLKYNTIKTETDQEGIPLLHPTALHMQFQAELHLLDSFNESLRQVMDVEKCLYNVKQDQDKELPLQHSQSNDHGKSHFSKSSGERNADNMEQCSEISKLHKHVTTDKAHYPTSPTTVNEFDNLHKMNKPVVKAVEVQTQTVNDMATQTEIRSTRRNVQSRCSEICGVSYERGFAGDSEIPQLSLDSAEQFEDLDQIEEISLPSKLRTMSEISLHETTSSIRTETGTEISISTRDITCSFNKYIDLEIAQLIKDEKQRYDKFEMLFKSREKTLNDRTKKLVKLEERKRALKDTGQDSRVSSVKKKQRALLLKLQQEKDEMSRLKELHKIASQERKLMLQKQRNMFNPQMSTKNILTKLKRSADSQSPRRLSGPMKGYDIRSNSSMSSLVDSDKSQHDRSQTDGRMQMSENELRFSKLDLPKSSKFTDFVQEPDESFLRFDKSSEVVQSNTSQEKCPYKLQKDGNKSKYEIKSRKFEEKMPRADNLRLKSHQHSVDPKLISARSMSIPGKYYFEKEKSPDVSELLQQNLNNSISEHAKSESDTLVEELSKKSKPSHMSDNHFQSIVSPRERESLSKVTVANSETVPEEISSVSQDTVSKTSKSSQVSEDIIQTHSKSSKRSSKSIPTDMSKKTQYSTESKSNIKRKASKCQKSKSSSSILTENILRSKSNSQMSEEFIKHHNKRTRMEKEFIQSDKNDENGILDSMDHDESQSFLQTLTRHSKPTKDKNFKLFTDIIDDYESKENILCQKIFDKSVEAYESSFHSQDKSTHNLDNMSTKSQVSNFAVSHHSSGESDRNYSKSVVVRSQDHNLKTSKKLEQILNAREAALTSRKNCVEEWMAWHAKLRTEEDRVARMEQAALKLVTTTSNVFSQQDTTVSSDTSDIEGRIELLTERLAERRLEMSRLKREARKQTKQKLRALETNLLNQIKKYDTTIHEMRRKLESKKGTNKDSDKLAIESKSLADFKVPEIPLKRIQDIFKNSDLLRSRSESDLLSTKRPTRDPMKTINLLRNENIGIKYDKNYSEKITPSSSRNVRTSEKLSSTRAGAIGRSIETILDECIPKQTESDKLGSISSVASDDVQSDKHITYRGKAYLDEMQNRQTVSDGKRSSITEDIETEISAAKSDEDIPTQSEIKLSKNDTTIQSDLREYKSDFDTASEQSRAKSISSQSDADKVQDSEYSRIPPEKSNADDSKAEIKTESADEMLGVSRKLDFLRLNNKTLYEDINSLENEFKILSEMMLRFSKKSSEESRNNEEKSTSKDISEILLKSDKNNEIHDMTFTIKNKDTELERKETDSDVLQYLKNSHFNDSKSVVEEVDNVMSVIMPQDDTSLSKSNQEIDYKARSKEILNVIEKSIISEHIKATENDSNRSNTLTENNKLIVHERSGKTSSDLSAETDIKSVSKIYSRTTQDKESINTEENASEVAYTPREDDIEKSIVDSHVLESNRNSITPSERIDDEHSSIINNAISTYSQSEHNSDVISQKLPQNVTKRTTAADCAIELSKKEVSPQSLSPIEKTVKIKEVINKHKTESDDNDVKITQDEVAELEETSSKSVESPFAKNDWTISDSFQAQQDVAIFELDKSQNPNLNLSNDDFSNFLDMKDISRSNDNSKFQNVEQNVSSDINDASFVPDYESTNIDIYGMKCDETVPDYHVELTNDKINYILGIATTDTNKEENEEETMHTIETDDFQKAIYDSVTKILDKVEKNIDNNSIKEKIESHSEIRENEMKPVVNEEETISLDNDKKVNKDITAAKDDTEPTIDVNLNVEIKDDDDDDDDETYHIETKSQEVIITELEPGSVEDDLLSELEIDAKVEFLEEEQPVETNKFEDIAETEAKITQDEAFLAPVIEQDSSDGEQLDNLIEIAESGLDIIEKQAFVAELELISDDKICISPTDTSDNKIEGADNVKTIRYTELTTPSTPKDTANKTFNILKDPEYEDISEESLEVSEIFDKSEVQKTLPIQKTSSIPERYEAVQKSDEVLRILDEITQKSLTSSNLVEEEFQSDKQISEKSGKPQAEISGKDDILLSKVDDKSMENVYHLESQTSKTVATEEANQSVQLIVALNDTEDKENQEQYASSESSGGRDTPKGVSEIEMDSPRDSNDSRLDIDVLNDDLLNNPNAENQNVDSKNTYHATPIVATSEKDIEVMIDKLKASLEQPGLEVAELEAKLLRIEQLQIELEIKKLEAEEVSYYVREIPNKPPPPYTPPGGGGRISVSLGSPSPPPAVIPSNIEELTAFTEKATTLIFRAREAGEDIMSLEAPPEICELTKENDETVKKDRRIYNTFLFDLCKETIAEVYQAEYEKPGPSWTKPNVKTKPTMKLPKTVEELNEYVNKEVATLFGFKTKLQRENMVMRWSRKRRDRVDELLAREAQAEEDEWTKFHNDELAVKNGLTVAILDTLLMETVNVVEVAYAKKRKVMI; this is encoded by the exons atgaagagTAGCTGTAAAAAGGAAGACACTGAAGAAACAGAGCGAACGCTAAAGAAGGAAGACAGAAAGAAATATGTCTTTTTTTCTGATCCAGATGTTATTGTTCAACGAGCTGAAAAATCAGCAGCT GCAGCCCAAATTAAAcaagattttgaatttcaacaaCACCAAGATTATATTGCCAGGCAAATATTCGAAGACAAACTTAATCCTTCTACTCAATTCAACTTAAAAGTcttagaaaatttattgtcTTATCATCCTGTCCAACCGTATCCGTTTACCTTTATAAGCGCGGTAAAACGAAAACTTGCTTTAGATGATAATTCCAAAGTCTGCAAAAAAGTGCACGAtccaaataagaaaaatgtagcTGATCCGTTCGTTACAGTATTAAAGTCCAATAGCTCTCAGAATTTACACGAAATCGTACAGAAAATGGATCTTATAAGACCGCTAAAAGTTCCGGATTTAAAAATCTCGGCGAAGAAATTAGACTTTGCTACCAGAGAAAATTCTACTTCGAGAGAATTAACGTCTCCTAAATTTGAAACACCTTCGAAAGAACTTATTCATGAAAGAGCGGATAAGCCGACAAAGAGTTTCGAACGAGTTCAACGACGGTTAGACTTTTCGACGTCGGATGTTTCGTCGATAGTCACCAGCGAGATAGAACCGTTGAAGGTGCCAAACATTTCTATATCTTCAAATTTgtcaaagaaaaaagaatacattCGAGAAAACtccagagagaaagagaatagATCCAAGAGAGTTCGGAAAGAAGAATCTTTGTTCGCGAAGCAGGATGAAGTGGGTCAAGATTTCCTCAAAAGATCTAGAAGCCCTCGGTGTGTCTCTAGAAAAGACTTTCCCGATAACGCAAATGAAACTGCATCgtctacaaaattaaaaaacgacaGATTATCGTTTCACATATCGAAAGATAGCGATTTCGTTCTagtaaaaccaaaatcaaaaAATGTAGCTACTTCTAGTATCAAAAAAGATAATGATAAAAGGCATAGGTCTACTAATCCGCGATCTTTGAAATCGAGAGATGCTTCTTTAGAATCTAGGAATAGAACTTGCAGTAACGAATCGCTTTCGGAGCGTTCTTCAAAATTACCGGACAAGATAACAGTCCGGGAATCGAGAAAtgcgtttgaaaattttgatcacAGATATAAAGACGACTTGCAAATAAAGCAACATAAGGTAACTTGTCAGCCTCAAGGAAAATCGAGCAGTGTACCTTTCAAAGAGCAAACCAAAAGGGTATCTGAAAAGATAAAACCGTCTACGAGTAAAACCGAAGGCAAAACGTATGTTACGAACTCCAAGGAGTTTGAAGATAAAGAAAGTATAACGGATTCGAATGTAAGCGTACGAACTCGAAGTCCGAGTACTATTTCTAACCAGCAAATAAAAGTCAAAGATTTAGAAAAAGCTATACAAAACATTCACGcaattaaatcgaataaaactaCCGACGATTCGAAATATACGGACAGTTCGTTACCACAGTGCACTagtacaaatacaaaaaaagatgaagaagaatCATTTACACAAAGCATTACTACTACAGCCAAGCAATCgagtaatagtaatagtaatgaatctaatttaaacgatagCGCGTTGTCGGATGCGTTATTCGATCCgagaagaatttcttttcgagaAGAAAGCAGACAACAACCAGAAGAATTTTGTGATTTAGTAACACCCGAGATGAATCTTCTACCGCGATCTAAGCGAAAAAgacaatttatacaaaacagTAATACAGATGCTGATTCCAAGTGCTTAaagtataatacaattaaaacgGAAACAGATCAAGAAGGCATTCCACTGTTACATCCAACTGCTTTACATATGCAATTTCAAGCAGAGCTCCATCTCCTTGATTCCTTTAACGAGTCGCTGAGGCAGGTTATGGATGTTGAAAagtgtttatataatgttAAACAGGACCAAGATAAAGAGTTACCATTGCAGCATAGTCAATCAAATGATCATGGAAAATCGCATTTCTCTAAATCGTCGGGTGAAAGAAACGCCGACAACATGGAACAATGTAGTGAAATTAGTAAATTACATAAACATGTCACAACCGATAAAGCGCATTATCCTACAAGTCCGACTACGGTAAATGAGTTTGATAATCTGCATAAAATGAATAAGCCAGTAGTTAAAGCAGTAGAAGTACAAACTCAAACGGTAAACGATATGGCGACGCAAACGGAAATACGTTCAACTCGACGAAATGTACAAAGTAGATGTTCTGAGATTTGCGGCGTCTCATACGAACGAGGATTTGCTGGCGATAGCGAGATTCCTCAACTTTCTTTGGATTCCGCGGAACAATTCGAAGACTTGGAtcaaatagaagaaatatcgTTACCTAGTAAATTAAGAACAATGTCGGAAATAAGTTTACACGAAACTACGTCATCTATACGAACAGAAACTGGAACGGAGATTAGCATTTCCACTCGAGATATAACttgttcttttaataaatatatagatctAGAAATTGCACaattaataaaagatgaaaaacaGAGATACGATAAATTCGAGATGTTGTTTAAGTCACGCGAGAAGACGTTAAATGATCGAACTAAAAAATTGGTAAAGTTGGAGGAACGGAAGCGTGCATTAAAGGATACCGGCCAAGATAGCCGCGTTAGCTctgtgaaaaagaaacaaagagctttacttttaaaattgcaacaaGAAAAGGATGAGATGAGCAGGTTGAAGGAGCTTCATAAAATTGCGAGCCAAGAACGTAAACTTATGTTGCAAAAACAAAGGAACATGTTCAATCCTCAAATGTccactaaaaatattttaactaaaTTGAAAAGAAGTGCGGATAGCCAATCACCGAGAAGATTATCCGGTCCGATGAAGGGCTACGATATAAGAAGTAACAGCTCTATGAGTTCTTTAGTTGATTCCGATAAGTCTCAGCACGATCGTTCTCAGACAGATGGACGCATGCAGATGTCTGAAAATGAGTTACGCTTCTCTAAATTGGACCTACCAAAAAGTAGTAAATTCACAGATTTCGTCCAAGAGCCTGACGAGTCCTTCTTAAGATTCGACAAATCTAGCGAAGTCGTTCAAAGCAATACGTCTCAAGAAAAGTGTCCTTATAAATTGCAGAAAGATGGGAACAAATCCAAGTATGAAATAAAGTCGAGGAAATTCGAGGAAAAGATGCCTAGAGCGGATAATTTAAGATTGAAGTCGCATCAACATTCCGTCGATCCAAAATTGATATCGGCTCGTTCCATGAGTATTcctggaaaatattatttcgaaaaagaaaagtctCCCGATGTTTCTGAATTGTTGcaacagaatttaaataattccatttcCGAACATGCTAAATCAGAATCGGATACTCTGGTAGAAGAACTGTCTAAGAAATCAAAGCCTTCTCATATGTCTGATAATCACTTTCAAAGTATAGTATCGCCAAGAGAACGAGAATCTTTATCGAAAGTTACAGTCGCGAACAGTGAAACTGTTCCTGAAGAAATAAGTTCTGTTAGCCAAGACACCGTATCAAAGACATCGAAATCATCCCAAGTCTCTGAAGACATTATACAGACACATTCGAAAAGTTCTAAAAGAAGTAGTAAATCAATTCCAACCGATATGTCGAAAAAAACTCAATACAGTACCGAATCGAAATCGAATATTAAACGTAAAGCATCAAAATGCCAAAAAAGCAAATCATCTTCTAGCATACTTACGGAAAATATATTACGATCCAAGTCCAATTCTCAGATGTCGGAAGAGTTTATTAAACATCATAATAAACGAACGAGAATGGAGAAGGAATTTATTCAGTCCGATAAAAACGATGAGAACGGGATTTTGGATAGCATGGATCACGACGAAAGCCAGAGTTTTCTGCAAACTTTAACTAGGCATTCCAAACCTACGAAAGATAAgaactttaaattatttaccgaTATAATAGACGATTACGAGAGTAAAGAGAATATATTAtgtcaaaaaatatttgacaaaagCGTCGAAGCCTATGAGAGTTCCTTTCATAGTCAAGATAAGAGCACGCACAATCTGGATAATATGTCTACGAAATCGCAAGTCAGTAATTTTGCGGTTTCTCATCATAGTTCCGGGGAGAGCGATCGAAATTACTCAAAATCCGTGGTCGTGAGATCTCAAGATCACAATTTGAAAACTTCAAAGAAACTTGAACA AATTTTGAATGCACGCGAAGCCGCACTTACATCACGGAAAAACTGCGTGGAAGAGTGGATGGCCTGGCATGCAAAACTACGAACTGAAGAAGATCGTGTTGCACGAATGGAACAAGCTGCACTTAAACTTGTAACCACAACGTCCAATGTTTTCTCTCAACAAG ATACAACTGTCTCATCCGACACGAGCGATATCGAAGGAAGAATAGAATTACTCACTGAAAGATTGGCAGAACGGCGCCTAGAAATGTCACGTCTGAAGAGAGAAGCCAGGAAGCAGACGAAGCAAAAGCTTCGAGCTTTGGAAACTAATTTGTTAAATCAAATCAAG AAATACGATACAACCATTCATGAAATGCGTAGAAAGCTGGAATCGAAAAAGGGAACAAATAAAGACAGCGATAAGTTAGCGATAGAGTCGAAATCATTAGCAGACTTTAAAGTACCTGAAATTCCTCTGAAGAGGATtcaagatatatttaaaaatagcgaTTTGTTAAGATCTAGATCAGAGTCCGATTTGTTATCTACGAAAAGACCAACGAGAGACCCTATGAAAACCATTAATTTACTTCGAAACGAGAACATTGGaattaaatatgataaaaattattctgagAAAATAACCCCGTCTTCTTCTAGAAATGTACGAACTTCGGAAAAATTGAGCTCCACGAGAGCGGGTGCTATTGGTCGCAGTATCGAAACTATTCTCGATGAGTGCATACCAAAACAAACTGAATCCGATAAACTTGGTTCGATATCGTCGGTTGCTTCCGATGATGTTCAATCTGACAAACATATTACTTACAGAGGTAAAGCATACCTAGACGAAATGCAAAACAGACAAACTGTATCTGACGGAAAAAGGTCCAGTATCACAGAAGATATCGAAACGGAAATTAGCGCAGCAAAATCTGACGAAGATATACCTACGCAATCGGAAATAAAACTTTCCAAAAATGATACTACCATTCAATCTGACTTAAGAGAATATAAATCAGATTTTGATACTGCCTCCGAACAGTCTCGAGCAAAAAGTATCTCTTCGCAATCGGATGCTGACAAAGTACAAGATTCCGAGTACTCCCGTATTCCGCCGGAAAAATCTAACGCTGACGATTCCAAGGCAGAAATTAAGACTGAAAGCGCCGACGAAATGCTTGGCGTCTCTCGAAAGTTGGACTTTCTAcgtttaaataacaaaacttTGTACGAAGACATAAATTCCCTTGAGaacgaatttaaaatactttcgGAAATGATGTTACGCTTCAGTAAAAAATCCTCCGAAGAGTCGcgaaataacgaagaaaaaagcACTTCGAAAGATATATCGGAAATTCTTTTGAAATCTGacaaaaacaatgaaattcacgATATgacatttacaataaaaaataaagatacagAACTTGAACGTAAGGAGACTGATTCTGACGTTTTacaatacttgaaaaatagCCATTTTAACGACAGCAAAAGTGTAGTAGAAGAAGTTGATAATGTTATGTCCGTTATTATGCCACAAGACGATACATCCCTTTCGAAATCGAATCAAGAAATCGATTACAAAGCAAGGAGTAAGGAGATTTTAAATGTGattgaaaaatcaataatatCAGAGCACATTAAAGCTACCGAGAATGATTCGAATCGTTCGAATACATTAACCGAGaacaacaaattaattgtacatGAAAGAAGTGGAAAGACGTCGAGCGATCTCTCTGCAGAAACTGATATAAAATCTGtatctaaaatttattcgagaacAACGCAGGATAAAGAAAGTATAAATACAGAGGAAAATGCATCCGAAGTAGCGTACACTCCCCGAGAAGATGACATTGAAAAAAGTATAGTTGACTCGCATGTCTTAGAATCAAATAGAAATTCCATAACGCCTTCAGAAAGAATAGATGACGAACATAgttcgataataaataatgcaattaGTACGTACAGTCAGTCGGAACATAATAGCGACGTCATTTCTCAAAAACTTCCGCAGAATGTTACAAAACGAACAACAGCTGCAGATTGTGCAATCGAATTATCGAAAAAAGAAGTTTCTCCGCAATCTTTGAGTCCAATTGAAAAAACTGTCAAGATTaaagaagtaataaataaacataagaCAGAATCCGATGATAACGATGTCAAGATAACTCAAGATGAAGTTGCAGAATTAGAAGAAACTTCTTCAAAATCGGTTGAATCACCGTTTGCTAAAAATGATTGGACCATATCTGATTCGTTTCAAGCTCAGCAAGACGTTGCTATTTTCGAGTTGGACAAATCTCAAAATCCAAATTTGAACTTGTCTAACGATGATTTCAGCAATTTCCTGGATATGAAAGATATATCTCGGTCGAATGATAATTCGAAATTCCAAAATGTAGAACAGAATGTAAGTAGCGACATAAACGATGCGTCTTTTGTGCCGGATTATGAATCTACAAACATCGATATATATGGAATGAAATGTGATGAAACGGTACCAGATTATCACGTTGAGTTAAccaacgataaaattaattatatattggGTATAGCGACCACGGATACCAATAAAGaggaaaatgaagaagaaactATGCATACTATAGAAACTGATGATTTCCAAAAGGCCATTTATGATTCTGTGACGAAAATATTGGATAAAGTTGAAAAGAATATCGATAATAactcgataaaagaaaaaatagagagTCATTCGGAGAtcagagaaaatgaaatgaaaccaGTAGTAAACGAGGAAGAAACTATTTCTCTGGATAATGATAAGAAAGTTAACAAAGACATAACAGCGGCTAAAGATGATACCGAACCTACTATAGACGTTAATTTAAACGTTGAAATTAaagatgatgatgatgatgatgatgatgaaaCATATCATATTGAAACGAAATCGCAGGAAGTTATAATAACAGAATTGGAACCTGGAAGTGTGGAAGATGATTTATTATCTGAACTTGAAATTGACGCTAAAGTAGAATTTCTAGAAGAAGAACAACCtgtagaaacaaataaattcgaagaCATCGCGGAAACAGAAGCAAAAATAACGCAAGATGAAGCGTTCCTAGCACCCGTAATAGAACAAGATAGTTCCGATGGTGAACAActtgataatttaattgaaatagcTGAAAGTGGTTTGGACATCATAGAAAAGCAGGCTTTTGTTGCTGAATTGGAATTAATATCGGACGATAAGATATGCATTTCACCTACAGATACTTCGGATAATAAAATAGAGGGTGCAGATAATGTCAAAACAATAAGATATACTGAATTAACTACACCTAGTACACCTAAAGACACGGCGAACAAGACATTTAACATTTTGAAAGACCCAGAATACGAAGATATCTCGGAAGAAAGTCTCGaagtttcagaaatttttgataaaagtgAAGTTCAGAAGACTCTCCCCATACAAAAGACATCTTCTATTCCAGAAAGATACGAAGCGGTACAAAAATCGGACGAGGTATTGAGAATACTCGATGAAATTACACAAAAATCATTGACAAGTTCGAATCTTGTTGAAGAAGAATTTCAAAGCGATAAGCAGATCTCCGAAAAGAGTGGAAAACCACAAGCAGAGATTTCAGGTAAAGATGACATTTTGCTTTCGAAAGTTGATGACAAGTCTATGGAAAATGTATACCATTTGGAAAGCCAGACATCTAAAACAGTAGCAACAGAAGAGGCAAATCAATCAGTGCAATTGATAGTTGCCCTGAATGATACAGAAGACAAAGAAAACCAAGAACAATATGCATCTTCTGAGTCAAGTGGAGGTAGGGATACTCCGAAAGGCGTATCAGAAATTGAGATGGATTCGCCCAGAGATTCCAATGATTCAAGATTAGACATCGATGTGTTAAATGATGATCTATTGAATAATCCTAACGCGGAAAATCAAAATGTCGATTCGAAGAATACATACCATGCAACCCCCATCGTTGCTACATCTGAGAAGGATATAGAAGTCATGATCGACAAGTTAAaag catCGTTGGAACAACCTGGCTTGGAAGTCGCCGAATTGGAAGCAAAACTGCTTCGCATTGAACAGCTTCAAATTGAGTTAGAG attaaaaaattggaaGCAGAGGAAGTATCTTACTATGTTAGAGAAATACCCAACAAGCCACCACCTCCCTACACACCACCCGGTGGTGGCGGTCGAATTTCAGTGTCGCTTGGGTCACCTTCTCCTCCACCAGCTGTGATTCCCTCGAACATAGAAGAATTAACAGCATTCACGGAAAAAGCTACAACCCTAATATTCAGAGCGAGAGAAGCTGGAGAAGACATAATGAGTTTAGAAGCTCCTCCTGAGATCTGCGAGTTAACCAAAGAGAACGATGAGACTGTAAAGAAGGATAGAAGAATTTACAATACATTCCTCTTCGATCTGTGCAAGGAAACGATCGCCGAGGTTTATCAAGCCGAGTATGAGAAACCAGGTCCGAGTTGGACGAAACCAAACGTAAAAACAAAACCCACGATGAAACTTCCAAAAACTGTAGAGGAACTTAATGAATATGTTAACAAAGAGGTAGCTACGTTGTTTGGCTTCAAAACGAAACTACAACGAGAAAATATGGTGATGCGTTGGAGTAGGAAACGAAGAGATAGAGTCGACGAATTGCTGGCTAGAGAGGCCCAGGCTGAAGAGGACGAGTGGACCAAATTTCATAATGACGAACTCGCGGTAAAAAATGGTCTTACCGTAGCTATATTGGATACCCTGCTAATGGAAACTGTGAACGTAGTTGAAGTGGCATATgcgaagaaaaggaaagtaATGATTTAg